One window from the genome of Micromonospora aurantiaca ATCC 27029 encodes:
- a CDS encoding VOC family protein — protein sequence MERVTGIGGVFFRAHDPDRINRWYATHLGVELAPESYDVSSWWQKPGPTVLAAMSADSEHFGGPEHSWSLNFRVVDLDAMVDQLRDADIDVEVDPEEYPNGRFASLRDPEGNMIQLWEPAGADARGPA from the coding sequence GTGGAACGTGTGACGGGCATCGGCGGCGTCTTCTTCCGCGCCCACGACCCGGACCGGATCAACCGCTGGTACGCCACCCATCTCGGGGTCGAGCTGGCACCGGAGTCCTACGACGTGTCCTCCTGGTGGCAGAAGCCCGGTCCTACCGTCCTGGCGGCCATGTCGGCGGACTCCGAGCACTTCGGCGGCCCCGAGCACTCCTGGTCGCTCAACTTCCGGGTCGTCGACCTGGACGCGATGGTCGACCAACTGCGCGATGCGGATATCGACGTCGAGGTGGACCCCGAGGAGTACCCGAACGGCAGGTTCGCGAGCCTCAGAGACCCAGAGGGCAACATGATCCAGCTCTGGGAGCCCGCGGGGGCCGACGCCCGTGGGCCCGCCTGA
- a CDS encoding ABC transporter ATP-binding protein — protein sequence MATVTYAKASRIYPGTERPAVNQLDLQIGDGEFLVLVGPSGCGKSTSLRMLAGLEDVDDGAIYIDDRDVTHLPPKARDIAMVFQNYALYPHMTVYENMAFALKLRKTSKSEIDRRVKEAAGLLQLEEFLSRKPKALSGGQRQRVAMGRAIVREPQVFLMDEPLSNLDAKLRVQTRTQIASLQAKLGVTTVYVTHDQVEAMTMGHRVAVMLDGVLQQVDTPRALYDTPSNVFVAGFMGSPAMNIKTVKLTEQGGAFAEMIVPLTREQVQAAGSEGGDGKVTVGFRPEDCDLVSPSEGGMPVVVELVEDLGSDANVYGHAALEGHNERFVVRTDRRSMPNMGDTVFVKPRTGRSHVFHAATGQRI from the coding sequence ATGGCTACGGTCACCTACGCGAAGGCGTCCCGGATCTATCCGGGCACCGAGCGCCCCGCCGTCAACCAGCTCGACCTCCAGATCGGCGACGGGGAGTTCCTCGTCCTGGTCGGCCCGTCCGGCTGCGGCAAGTCCACCAGCCTCCGGATGCTCGCCGGCCTGGAGGACGTCGACGACGGCGCGATCTACATCGACGACCGGGACGTCACCCACCTCCCGCCGAAGGCCCGCGACATCGCGATGGTCTTCCAGAACTACGCCCTGTACCCGCACATGACGGTGTACGAGAACATGGCGTTCGCGCTCAAGCTGCGCAAGACCTCGAAGTCGGAGATCGACCGGCGGGTCAAGGAGGCGGCCGGGCTGCTCCAGCTGGAGGAGTTCCTCAGCCGCAAGCCGAAGGCGCTCTCCGGCGGTCAGCGCCAGCGTGTCGCCATGGGTCGCGCGATCGTCCGCGAGCCGCAGGTCTTCCTCATGGACGAGCCGCTGTCGAACCTCGACGCCAAGCTGCGCGTGCAGACCCGTACCCAGATCGCCTCGCTGCAGGCGAAGCTGGGCGTCACCACCGTCTACGTCACCCACGACCAGGTCGAGGCCATGACCATGGGTCACCGGGTGGCGGTCATGCTCGACGGCGTGCTCCAGCAGGTGGACACCCCGCGGGCGCTCTACGACACCCCTTCCAACGTCTTCGTCGCCGGCTTCATGGGCTCCCCGGCCATGAACATCAAGACGGTGAAGCTGACCGAGCAGGGCGGCGCGTTCGCCGAGATGATCGTGCCGCTGACCCGCGAGCAGGTCCAGGCGGCCGGCTCCGAGGGCGGCGACGGCAAGGTCACCGTCGGCTTCCGGCCGGAGGACTGCGACCTGGTCAGCCCGTCCGAGGGCGGCATGCCGGTCGTGGTCGAGCTGGTCGAGGACCTCGGCTCGGACGCCAACGTCTACGGCCACGCCGCGCTGGAGGGCCACAACGAGCGGTTCGTGGTCCGTACCGACCGCCGCAGCATGCCGAACATGGGCGACACCGTGTTCGTCAAGCCGCGTACCGGCCGCAGCCACGTCTTCCACGCCGCCACCGGCCAGCGGATCTGA
- the rlmB gene encoding 23S rRNA (guanosine(2251)-2'-O)-methyltransferase RlmB produces the protein MAGNSQRRGRRLTPKAGAPKGTGGKNKDSLAGRGRTLPADERPWHKAYSGTEKLPQRTAWKQDKERRAAAEEGRAPKIGQPGTKDTTWGKGSRAGVPLKGGKGKPGGRGGPRVAPGRKANPAKDSPELLVGRNPVLESLRTQVPATALYTAQGIDVDDRVKEIVRTAADRGIAILEVSRAELDRMTGGVLHQGVGLQVPPFAYEPFDDLVAAALEQAAPLLVALDGVTDPRNLGAVIRSAAAFGAQGVFVPERRAAGITATAWRTSAGAAARVPVAQVTNLTRSLKACKEAGFVVVGLDADGQTDLYDLEAAVGPLVVVVGSEGRGLSRLVGETCDLTVSIPMVSDVESLNASVAAAVTLAEVARRRSVEA, from the coding sequence ATGGCCGGCAACTCGCAGCGCCGTGGCCGGCGACTGACGCCGAAGGCGGGCGCCCCCAAGGGCACCGGTGGCAAGAACAAGGACTCGCTCGCCGGGCGGGGTCGCACGCTGCCCGCCGACGAGCGGCCCTGGCACAAGGCGTACTCGGGCACCGAGAAGCTGCCCCAGCGCACCGCCTGGAAGCAGGACAAGGAGCGCCGTGCCGCCGCCGAGGAGGGCCGCGCGCCCAAGATCGGCCAGCCCGGCACCAAGGACACCACCTGGGGCAAGGGCAGCCGGGCCGGTGTGCCGCTCAAGGGCGGCAAGGGCAAGCCCGGCGGCCGGGGCGGTCCCCGGGTCGCGCCGGGCCGCAAGGCCAACCCGGCGAAGGACAGCCCCGAACTGCTGGTCGGGCGCAACCCGGTGCTGGAGTCGCTGCGCACCCAGGTGCCCGCGACAGCGCTCTACACCGCGCAGGGCATCGACGTCGACGACCGGGTCAAGGAGATCGTCCGGACCGCCGCCGACCGGGGCATCGCGATCCTCGAGGTCAGCCGCGCCGAGCTGGACCGGATGACCGGCGGGGTGCTGCACCAGGGCGTCGGCCTCCAGGTGCCGCCGTTCGCCTACGAGCCGTTCGACGACCTGGTAGCCGCCGCGCTGGAGCAGGCCGCACCGCTGCTGGTCGCGCTGGACGGCGTCACCGACCCGCGAAACCTCGGGGCGGTCATCCGGTCGGCCGCCGCGTTCGGCGCGCAGGGTGTCTTCGTACCCGAACGGCGTGCCGCCGGGATCACCGCGACCGCCTGGCGGACCAGCGCCGGCGCAGCCGCGCGTGTGCCCGTCGCCCAGGTCACCAACCTGACCCGGTCGCTCAAGGCGTGCAAGGAAGCCGGCTTCGTCGTGGTCGGCCTCGACGCCGACGGACAGACCGACCTGTACGACCTGGAGGCCGCCGTCGGTCCGCTCGTCGTGGTGGTCGGCTCGGAGGGGCGCGGGCTGTCCCGCCTGGTCGGCGAGACCTGCGACCTGACCGTCAGCATCCCGATGGTCTCCGACGTGGAGTCGCTCAACGCCAGCGTCGCCGCCGCGGTCACGCTCGCCGAGGTCGCCCGCCGCCGGTCCGTCGAGGCCTGA
- the cysS gene encoding cysteine--tRNA ligase, which translates to MTLRLYDTATRSVRDFVPREAGKVGVYLCGLTLQAPPHIGHLRSGVNYDVLRRWLLSKGFEVTFIRNLTDIDDKVLAKAMEQDRPFWSIAYANEQILTTSYRALNVLPPTYEPRATGHVPEMHELIARLIETGHAYPATDGSGDVYFDVASWPAYGSLSGQSPADMQPAGDAPDRGKRDPRDFALWKGAKPGEPADAYWPSPWGRGRPGWHIECSAMCWRYLGPEFDIHGGGLDLTFPHHENEIAQSQAADLPFARYWVHHGLLGIGGTKMGKSLGNTLDLDYVAALGVRPVELRYYYVAAHYRSRIDYSEDALREAAVAYRRIEGFVQRAAERVGPGRPGDLPAGFVAAMDDDLNTSAALAALHEVVRDGNTALTAGDDVTVRTTLAATRAMLDILGVDPLDPAWTGGGRTDDLRGVVDSLIALALEQRAQARSRKDWAAADAVRDQLKQAGVVVEDTPQGPRWTIGEQD; encoded by the coding sequence GTGACGCTACGCCTGTATGACACCGCCACCCGATCGGTGCGGGACTTCGTCCCGCGGGAAGCCGGCAAGGTGGGGGTCTACCTGTGTGGTCTCACGCTCCAGGCCCCGCCGCACATCGGTCACCTTCGCTCCGGCGTCAACTACGACGTGCTGCGCCGATGGCTGCTCAGCAAGGGCTTCGAGGTCACGTTCATCCGCAACCTGACCGACATCGACGACAAGGTCCTGGCCAAGGCGATGGAGCAGGACCGGCCGTTCTGGTCGATCGCGTACGCGAACGAGCAGATCCTCACCACCTCCTACCGGGCGCTGAACGTGCTCCCGCCGACGTACGAGCCGCGGGCGACCGGGCACGTCCCGGAGATGCACGAGCTGATCGCCCGGCTGATCGAGACCGGTCACGCCTACCCGGCCACCGACGGCTCCGGCGACGTCTACTTCGACGTGGCCTCCTGGCCCGCGTACGGCTCGCTGTCCGGCCAGTCCCCGGCGGACATGCAGCCCGCCGGCGACGCCCCCGACCGGGGCAAGCGCGACCCGCGTGACTTCGCGCTCTGGAAGGGCGCCAAGCCGGGCGAACCGGCCGACGCCTACTGGCCGTCGCCGTGGGGCCGCGGCCGGCCGGGCTGGCACATCGAGTGCTCGGCCATGTGCTGGCGCTACCTCGGTCCCGAGTTCGACATCCACGGCGGCGGGCTCGACCTGACGTTCCCGCACCACGAGAACGAGATCGCCCAGTCGCAGGCCGCGGACCTGCCGTTCGCCCGCTACTGGGTGCACCACGGCCTGCTCGGCATCGGCGGCACCAAGATGGGCAAGTCGCTCGGCAACACGCTCGACCTCGACTACGTGGCCGCGCTCGGCGTCCGCCCGGTGGAGTTGCGCTACTACTACGTCGCCGCGCACTACCGGTCCCGCATCGACTACTCCGAGGACGCGCTGCGCGAGGCCGCCGTCGCGTACCGGCGGATCGAGGGCTTCGTGCAGCGGGCGGCCGAGCGGGTCGGCCCGGGCCGGCCCGGCGACCTGCCGGCCGGGTTCGTGGCCGCGATGGACGACGACCTCAACACGTCGGCGGCGCTGGCGGCGCTGCACGAGGTGGTCCGCGACGGCAACACCGCGCTCACCGCCGGGGACGATGTGACCGTCCGCACGACGCTGGCCGCCACCCGGGCGATGCTGGATATCCTCGGCGTCGACCCCCTGGACCCGGCCTGGACCGGCGGCGGCCGCACGGACGACCTGCGCGGCGTGGTGGACTCCCTGATCGCGCTGGCCCTGGAGCAGCGCGCGCAGGCCCGCAGCCGCAAGGACTGGGCTGCCGCCGACGCCGTACGCGACCAGCTCAAGCAGGCCGGCGTGGTCGTCGAGGACACCCCCCAGGGCCCGCGTTGGACTATTGGAGAGCAGGACTGA
- a CDS encoding GNAT family N-acetyltransferase: MLETRVLGEDDWKVWRELRLAALAEAGYAFGARLADWQGDGDREERWRGRLAVPGSYNVVVMLDGQPVGMASGMPTEQDGVVELISMYVAPVGRGRGVGDHLVQEVEQWARQAGARTLRLAVAEGNPTAWALYLRNGFRDTGEVGGLMPDGVRREHIMAKSLLDQP; this comes from the coding sequence ATGCTCGAAACGCGCGTCCTCGGCGAGGACGACTGGAAGGTGTGGCGGGAACTGCGGCTCGCCGCGCTCGCCGAGGCCGGGTACGCCTTCGGCGCCCGACTGGCTGATTGGCAGGGCGACGGCGACCGCGAGGAACGCTGGCGCGGGCGGCTGGCCGTCCCCGGCTCGTACAACGTCGTGGTGATGCTCGACGGGCAACCGGTCGGGATGGCCAGCGGGATGCCGACCGAGCAGGACGGGGTGGTCGAGCTGATCTCGATGTACGTGGCACCCGTCGGACGCGGCCGGGGCGTGGGCGACCACCTCGTCCAGGAGGTCGAGCAGTGGGCCCGGCAGGCAGGCGCGCGGACGCTGCGGCTCGCCGTGGCGGAGGGCAACCCCACCGCGTGGGCCCTGTATCTGCGCAACGGCTTCCGGGACACGGGCGAAGTCGGCGGCCTGATGCCCGACGGCGTGCGCCGCGAGCACATCATGGCCAAGAGCCTCCTGGACCAGCCGTAG
- a CDS encoding IclR family transcriptional regulator — MDTAARTGETAQTLDRGLRLLHLVADAPGGLTVTEAAHRLGIGRAAVYRLVGALTGHGMLRRDGKGRLRIGVGVLHLARRAQPLLAEGALPALRRLAEGTGATAHLTVVEGGEGVALAVVEPSWTSFHVAYRTGTRHPLERGAAGRAVLAGRAGDPGPVSTSGELQSGAYGVAAPVLGVPGLEGSVGVVSLTPLDVADVGAQVTAATEAVAAALS, encoded by the coding sequence GTGGACACGGCGGCGCGCACGGGAGAGACGGCACAGACCCTGGACCGGGGCCTGCGGCTGCTGCACCTGGTCGCGGACGCGCCGGGCGGGCTCACAGTCACCGAGGCGGCGCACCGGCTGGGCATCGGCCGGGCGGCCGTCTACCGGCTGGTCGGCGCGCTGACCGGCCACGGGATGCTCCGGCGTGACGGCAAGGGCCGCCTGCGCATCGGCGTGGGCGTGCTGCACCTGGCCCGCCGCGCCCAGCCGCTGCTGGCCGAGGGCGCGCTGCCCGCGCTGCGCCGGCTCGCCGAGGGCACCGGGGCGACCGCCCACCTCACGGTGGTCGAGGGCGGCGAGGGGGTGGCGCTCGCGGTGGTCGAGCCGAGCTGGACGTCGTTCCACGTGGCGTACCGGACCGGCACCCGGCACCCGCTGGAACGGGGCGCCGCCGGCCGGGCGGTACTGGCCGGGCGGGCCGGCGATCCGGGGCCGGTGAGTACCAGCGGCGAGCTTCAATCAGGCGCATACGGGGTGGCGGCGCCGGTGCTCGGTGTGCCTGGGCTGGAGGGGAGCGTCGGGGTGGTGTCGCTGACCCCGCTCGACGTGGCGGACGTCGGCGCCCAGGTCACCGCCGCCACCGAGGCGGTCGCCGCCGCGCTCTCCTGA